The following proteins are encoded in a genomic region of Xenopus laevis strain J_2021 chromosome 3L, Xenopus_laevis_v10.1, whole genome shotgun sequence:
- the dnase2.L gene encoding deoxyribonuclease II, lysosomal L homeolog precursor (The RefSeq protein has 2 substitutions, 1 non-frameshifting indel compared to this genomic sequence): protein MMLLRLLTHVILPVSSFAAISCYGDQGQQVDWFIVYKLPQMKGTELEGGVKYMYQDSSSGGWVPGASLMNSTDSAVAQTVGQLYKAYGMKDVAYVLYNDAPPKISSSGIDRGHTKGILLLDKTQGFWLVHSTPQFPPPANLSYNWPHNALHNGQSFLCVTYPYKQFGDIGKQLLYNTILPYDSSIPEDFSADFPELKSAAQKGTVKEPPWNRQVVLTSVGGKEFTSFSKHAHFGDDLYSGWVSQVLKSHLFVQFWQNSRGVLPSNCSQPFYTYDILEIGFPSAYSFTSHIDHSKWCVTDGPGWACVGDMNRDLREEQRGGGTVCVNDVAIWKSFRSLVSSYEKCAGPVG from the exons ATGATGCTCCTTAGGTTGCTAACACACCTAATCCTGCCTGTCAGTAGCTTTGCAGCTATTTCTTGCTATGGAGACCAGGGGCAACAAGTGGATTG GTTCATTGTGTACAAGCTGCCGCAAATGAAAGGCACTGAACTAGAAGGAGGCGTGAAGTACATGTACCAGGACAGTAGCAGTGGCGGCTGGGTGCCGGGGGCCTCGCTGATGAACAGTACAGACTCCGCAGTGGCTCAGACTGTCGGACAGCTGTACAAAGCCTATGGGATGAAG GACGTagcttatgtattgtataatGATGCACCTCCCAAGATCTCCTCCTCCTCCGGCATCGATAGAGGCCACACCAAAG GCATGCTGCTCCTTGATAAGACGCAAGGATTTTGGTTGGTACACAGCACTCCTCAATTCCCACCGCCTGCTAACCTATCATATAACTGGCCTCACAATGCTCTTCATAATGGCCAGTCATTTCTCTGTGTCACCTACCCATATAAACAGTTCGGAGACATTG GCAAACAGTTGCTCTATAACACCATCCTGCCATATGATTCCTCCATCCCTGAAGACTTCTCTGCAGACTTTCCTGAACTCAAATCTGCAGCGCAGAAAGGAACAGTGAAAGAACCACCATGGAACCGCCAGGTCGTACTTACCTCAGTTGGTGGCAAAGAATTTACCAGTTTCTCCAAGCATGCACACTTTGGTGATG ATCTGTATTCTGGATGGGTGTCCCAAGTGCTGAAGTCCCACCTTTTTGTCCAGTTTTGGCAGAATTCTCGGGGAGTCCTACCATCCAATTGCTCACAGCCATTTTACACTTACGACATCCTGGAAATCGGCTTTCCCTCTGCATACAGCTTTACTAGTCACATTGACCACTCCAAGTGGTGTGTAACTGATGGCCCCGGGTGGGCTTGCGTGGGGGACATGAACCGTGACTTGAGGGAGGAGCAACGTGGGGGAGGCACAGTTTGTGTAAATGATGTTGCCATCTGGAAGTCCTTCAGAAGTCTTGTGTCTTCCTATGAAAAGTGCGCTGGACCTGTTGGTTAA